The Candidatus Pelagibacter sp. IMCC9063 genome has a window encoding:
- the glyA gene encoding serine hydroxymethyltransferase yields MSKNNSRINKFFKSSVKESDPDLHSSIVKELDRQRSHLELIASENIVSKAILDVQGSVLTNKYAEGYPGKRYYGGCEFVDIAEDLAIERVTKLFNVKFANVQPHSGAQANGAVFLALLNPGDTILGMGIDQGGHLTHGAPPAQSGKWFNAISYGVTKETGLIDYNSVLSLAKKHKPKLIIAGGSAYSRIINFKKFREAADEVGAKLLVDMAHFSGLVAGQVYPNPCDFADVVTSTTHKVLRGPRGGIILTNSEELAKKFNSAVFPGLQGGPLMHVIAAKAVCFKEALSDDFKLYAKDVVENARILSKTLSDLGLTIFSGGTDTHLVLVDLRPFGLTGKEAEISLGRAHLTCNKNGIPFDEQKPWITSGIRLGTPACTTRGLGLAEFKLIGEYINEVLQGLKNNKDDNSVVEKDVAQKVKDLCNNFPIY; encoded by the coding sequence ATGTCAAAAAATAATTCTAGGATAAATAAATTTTTTAAATCAAGTGTAAAAGAATCTGACCCAGATTTGCATTCCTCTATTGTTAAAGAGCTTGATAGGCAAAGATCTCACTTGGAGTTAATTGCATCAGAAAATATTGTATCTAAAGCTATACTAGATGTTCAAGGGTCAGTATTAACCAATAAATACGCAGAAGGTTATCCAGGAAAGAGATATTATGGCGGTTGTGAATTCGTTGATATTGCTGAGGACTTAGCTATTGAAAGAGTAACAAAATTATTTAATGTAAAATTTGCAAATGTTCAGCCACATTCTGGAGCTCAAGCGAATGGTGCTGTTTTTTTAGCCTTACTTAATCCAGGCGATACTATTTTAGGGATGGGTATTGATCAAGGTGGCCACTTAACTCATGGAGCTCCTCCAGCACAATCTGGAAAATGGTTTAACGCAATTTCTTATGGAGTTACCAAAGAAACAGGCTTGATTGATTATAATTCTGTTTTGTCTTTAGCTAAAAAACATAAACCAAAATTAATTATTGCAGGTGGTAGCGCGTATTCAAGAATAATTAATTTTAAAAAATTTAGAGAAGCCGCTGATGAAGTTGGTGCTAAGTTATTGGTAGACATGGCTCACTTTTCTGGGCTCGTTGCTGGCCAAGTATATCCCAACCCATGTGATTTTGCAGATGTCGTAACTTCTACCACGCACAAAGTATTACGAGGACCAAGGGGCGGTATCATTTTGACTAACAGTGAAGAGCTTGCAAAAAAATTTAATTCAGCGGTATTTCCAGGTTTACAAGGTGGGCCTTTAATGCACGTTATCGCAGCTAAGGCTGTTTGTTTTAAAGAAGCTTTATCTGACGATTTTAAATTATACGCTAAAGATGTTGTTGAGAACGCCAGGATATTATCAAAAACACTTAGTGACTTGGGCCTAACTATTTTTTCTGGCGGTACAGACACACATTTAGTTTTGGTTGATTTGAGACCATTTGGTCTTACAGGAAAAGAGGCTGAAATATCATTAGGTAGGGCTCACTTAACTTGTAATAAAAATGGAATACCTTTTGATGAACAAAAACCTTGGATCACCTCCGGTATTAGATTGGGAACACCCGCTTGTACAACTAGAGGGCTTGGTTTAGCTGAATTTAAGTTAATCGGAGAATACATTAATGAAGTTTTGCAAGGACTTAAAAATAACAAAGATGACAACAGCGTTGTTGAAAAAGATGTTGCACAAAAAGTAAAAGATCTTTGTAATAACTTTCCAATTTATTAA
- the rpiB gene encoding ribose 5-phosphate isomerase B, translating into MKKKHSFLTKNIIIASDHAGFELKELITKKLENFGLNILDLGVDNKNVSVDYPTYAKKLSKKINSKNMGILICGSGIGMSIASNRFKNVRSALVNSSTLSKLSRKHNNANIICLAARFVSKKVAIQCILSFLTTKFEAGRHLRRVKLLS; encoded by the coding sequence ATGAAAAAAAAACATTCTTTTTTAACAAAAAACATAATTATAGCCTCTGATCACGCAGGATTTGAGTTAAAAGAATTAATTACAAAAAAATTAGAAAATTTTGGTCTTAATATTTTAGATCTTGGCGTTGATAATAAAAATGTTTCGGTTGACTACCCAACTTATGCAAAAAAACTATCTAAAAAAATTAATTCTAAAAATATGGGTATTTTAATTTGTGGCTCTGGAATTGGAATGTCCATTGCTTCTAACCGATTTAAGAACGTTAGATCTGCCTTGGTTAACTCTTCTACCTTATCTAAACTCTCAAGAAAGCACAACAACGCCAATATTATTTGTCTTGCAGCAAGGTTTGTGTCTAAAAAGGTGGCAATCCAATGTATTTTGTCTTTTTTAACTACCAAATTTGAGGCTGGTAGACATTTACGAAGAGTCAAGTTACTTAGTTAA
- a CDS encoding flavin reductase family protein encodes MNKQNLRKCLSLFATGVTSIISFKKLTYTGITVNSFSSVSLNPPLVMWCIDKKSSSLKSFLSLKNNYKIIFLANSQKAISNKLAGSDNIFGKVFCDKIVKKSLGYLDCAIFKKYDAGDHYIIVHKVLKFKIFSKKKPLIFFDSKYKD; translated from the coding sequence ATGAACAAGCAAAACTTAAGAAAATGCCTCTCTCTCTTTGCAACAGGTGTGACATCTATAATTTCTTTTAAAAAATTAACCTACACAGGTATTACAGTTAACTCTTTCAGTTCCGTTTCTTTGAACCCACCTCTGGTTATGTGGTGTATTGATAAAAAGTCATCATCATTAAAATCATTTCTTTCTTTAAAAAATAATTATAAAATAATTTTTTTAGCAAATAGTCAGAAAGCAATCTCCAATAAACTGGCAGGATCAGACAATATTTTTGGTAAAGTATTTTGTGATAAAATTGTAAAAAAATCCTTAGGATATCTCGACTGCGCTATATTCAAAAAATATGATGCAGGTGATCACTATATTATTGTCCATAAAGTTTTGAAATTTAAGATTTTTTCTAAAAAAAAACCTTTGATTTTCTTTGACAGCAAATATAAAGATTAA
- the parC gene encoding DNA topoisomerase IV subunit A, protein MKKNKNNITEEQLKNQFAKKYLAYALSTITQRALPDVRDGLKPVHRRLIYAMHLLDLTSKSSFKKSARVVGDVIGKFHPHGDQSVYDALVRLAQDFSTKYPLINGQGNFGNIDGDNAAAMRYTETKLTEVSEFLLKDIGSETVNFRKTYDGELSEPTVLPAAFPNLLANGSSGIAVGMATNIPPHNLEEICSSIIHLNNHRDCSIRDLLKILKGPDFPTGGILNLDQKEMIKTYTTGRGFFELRAKYKVEDLSKGQYQVSISQIPYQVNKSKLIEKIADLIINKKNKLIDNVIDESDENIRVVIRPKNRNIDPVVLMNSLYQQTDLEIKFFLNMNVLNHKLEPKVMSIKEILYSFLKHRYIILEKKSKFALNKINIRLEILKGFLIAFKNLNNIIKIIRNSNNPKAELVKKYRFTENQVNAILDMKLRSLRKIEEKEIKEENSKLLNKKKLLMKLLSSKSLQKKEINKEMEDLILQFGNNSAYGLRKTVIEKFNRIESSELDEELKSTDPITAILLKTGFLKAKIGYSVCKVNADFSENEHLYVNGRKSDKFIFLSSFGKSYTLDGENLVFGSQKGKPFSSYFSLKENEEIVDSFLYKNNEKILLCSSNGYGFFINSDNLISNKKSGKKVFNIKKNDFLHSSVQIHKDQKYIFLLTKNKKENRASVISMKDIPTQEKGVGIILFKGKKVSLFALSTVSAKFEMLDNYTTPVKKSLNLKKFLIPRTKNGKIIKYNLFFSSLFRGYENNFKLIS, encoded by the coding sequence ATGAAAAAAAATAAAAACAATATAACAGAAGAGCAGTTAAAAAATCAGTTTGCAAAAAAATATCTTGCATATGCCCTGTCTACAATTACCCAAAGAGCTCTTCCTGATGTTCGTGATGGCCTTAAACCTGTTCACAGAAGACTAATTTATGCAATGCACTTATTGGATCTAACTTCTAAATCTAGTTTTAAGAAATCTGCTAGAGTAGTGGGGGACGTCATTGGAAAATTTCATCCTCATGGAGACCAGTCGGTTTATGATGCTCTTGTAAGATTGGCTCAAGACTTTTCTACTAAATATCCTCTTATAAACGGACAGGGTAATTTTGGTAATATCGATGGCGATAATGCTGCTGCAATGAGATACACAGAGACCAAATTAACCGAAGTATCTGAATTTTTGCTGAAAGATATAGGATCTGAAACTGTTAATTTTAGAAAAACTTACGATGGTGAATTAAGCGAGCCGACAGTTTTGCCTGCAGCGTTCCCTAACTTATTGGCGAATGGATCATCTGGAATTGCCGTAGGAATGGCCACAAACATACCCCCTCACAATCTTGAAGAAATATGTTCATCAATTATTCACCTTAATAACCATAGAGACTGTTCTATTCGTGATTTGCTAAAAATACTAAAGGGACCAGATTTTCCGACAGGAGGTATATTAAATTTAGATCAAAAAGAAATGATCAAAACCTATACAACAGGACGAGGTTTTTTTGAGTTAAGAGCAAAATATAAAGTGGAAGACCTCAGCAAAGGTCAATATCAAGTATCGATTAGTCAAATTCCATACCAAGTAAACAAATCCAAACTTATTGAAAAAATTGCAGATCTAATAATCAATAAAAAAAACAAATTAATAGATAATGTAATAGATGAATCTGATGAGAATATCAGAGTTGTAATACGACCAAAAAATAGAAATATAGATCCCGTTGTTTTAATGAATAGTCTTTATCAGCAAACTGATCTTGAGATAAAATTTTTTCTTAATATGAACGTCCTGAATCACAAATTAGAACCGAAGGTCATGTCAATTAAAGAAATACTTTATAGTTTTTTAAAACACAGATATATAATTTTGGAAAAAAAATCAAAGTTTGCATTAAATAAAATCAATATAAGACTAGAAATTCTTAAAGGTTTTTTAATAGCATTTAAGAATCTTAATAACATTATTAAAATTATTCGAAATTCCAACAATCCAAAAGCTGAACTTGTAAAGAAATATAGATTTACAGAAAACCAAGTTAATGCAATTTTGGATATGAAATTAAGAAGCTTAAGAAAAATTGAAGAAAAAGAAATTAAAGAAGAAAACAGCAAGCTTCTTAATAAAAAAAAACTCCTAATGAAATTATTGTCATCTAAATCTCTTCAAAAAAAAGAGATTAATAAAGAAATGGAGGATCTAATACTTCAGTTTGGAAATAATTCAGCATATGGCTTGAGAAAAACTGTTATTGAAAAGTTTAATAGAATAGAATCTTCAGAATTAGATGAGGAATTAAAGTCAACCGATCCTATAACAGCAATTTTGTTAAAAACTGGATTTTTAAAAGCAAAAATTGGTTACTCAGTTTGCAAAGTTAATGCAGATTTTTCTGAAAATGAGCACTTGTATGTTAATGGAAGAAAATCAGATAAATTTATATTCCTGTCTTCTTTTGGAAAATCATACACGTTAGATGGTGAGAATTTGGTTTTTGGTTCTCAAAAAGGAAAACCTTTTTCTTCTTACTTTTCTCTTAAAGAAAATGAAGAAATTGTTGATTCTTTCTTGTACAAAAATAATGAAAAAATTTTACTATGTTCAAGCAATGGCTACGGCTTCTTTATCAATTCTGACAATTTAATATCTAATAAAAAAAGTGGTAAAAAAGTATTTAACATTAAGAAAAATGATTTTTTGCATTCTTCTGTCCAAATACACAAAGACCAAAAGTATATTTTCCTACTAACTAAAAACAAAAAAGAGAATAGAGCTTCAGTTATCAGCATGAAGGATATTCCTACACAAGAAAAAGGGGTGGGTATTATTCTTTTTAAAGGAAAAAAAGTCAGTTTATTTGCTTTATCTACCGTGAGTGCAAAATTCGAAATGCTTGATAATTATACAACACCAGTAAAAAAATCACTGAATTTAAAAAAGTTTTTAATACCACGGACAAAAAATGGTAAAATTATTAAGTATAATTTATTTTTTTCTAGCTTATTTAGAGGTTACGAAAATAACTTTAAATTAATATCATGA
- the recO gene encoding DNA repair protein RecO: MNWKDIGYLLKISNYSENSSIATFVTCEHGLHKGVIYGATSKKKKNYLQIGNKFSLNWKSKSEDALGYYDLELKNAVTAKFFDEPIKLSFIQSLSELCCKTLAERYDYSELFDYTDFFINNISKANALKLYILWEKELLTAIGFELNPDNKNFNFYKNNLSQWILEIDKQKFLYPNFLIDSNSVYEDTDLYEGLVINKFILKRFVFEPNRIRFPEVRERIEKKLNEKK, translated from the coding sequence ATGAACTGGAAAGACATCGGTTACCTATTAAAAATATCTAATTACTCAGAAAACTCCTCAATCGCAACTTTTGTCACCTGTGAGCATGGACTTCACAAGGGAGTTATATATGGAGCCACATCTAAAAAGAAAAAAAACTATCTACAAATTGGAAATAAGTTTTCTTTAAACTGGAAGTCAAAATCAGAAGATGCTCTTGGATATTATGACTTAGAGTTAAAAAATGCTGTTACAGCTAAATTTTTTGACGAGCCAATAAAGTTGAGTTTCATACAATCTCTTTCGGAGCTTTGCTGCAAAACTCTTGCTGAACGGTATGATTATTCAGAATTATTTGATTATACAGATTTCTTTATTAATAACATTTCAAAGGCTAACGCATTAAAATTATATATTTTGTGGGAAAAGGAGTTGCTAACAGCAATTGGTTTTGAACTAAATCCTGATAATAAAAATTTTAATTTCTACAAAAATAACTTGTCACAATGGATTTTAGAAATTGATAAGCAAAAGTTTTTATATCCTAACTTTTTAATTGACAGTAATAGCGTTTATGAAGATACAGATCTGTATGAGGGCTTGGTAATTAATAAATTTATTCTTAAACGTTTTGTATTTGAGCCAAACAGAATACGTTTCCCTGAAGTGAGAGAAAGAATTGAAAAGAAATTAAATGAAAAAAAATAA
- the era gene encoding GTPase Era, producing MIKKSGFVAISGPTNSGKSTLLNSIFEKKVSIVSHKVQTTLKSLDAVKNYGDTQIVFIDTPGYYQKKNDANFIKDVLSSIERSDLLLIILDITSRFEYLEQIEKIVKNYKKKKFLIINKIDLVNNEYVLEKLSTISFIKNFDEVFYLSALKNKNIKKLLNHVSKSLPTQEWIYKKNNSTNISKENFLAEITREGILKYLNQEIPYQVSIETEKLVKSQNYTIHQKITVSTISHKKIILGKNGSAIKSIGVYARIEMEKVLKAKCNLFLKVVLKKR from the coding sequence ATGATTAAAAAATCTGGTTTCGTTGCAATTTCAGGACCGACGAATTCCGGGAAATCTACTTTATTGAACTCTATTTTTGAAAAAAAAGTTTCAATTGTCTCTCATAAAGTCCAAACTACATTAAAGTCCTTGGACGCTGTAAAAAATTACGGAGACACTCAAATTGTATTCATAGACACTCCTGGATATTACCAAAAAAAAAATGATGCAAATTTTATAAAAGATGTTCTTTCTAGCATAGAACGGTCAGATCTTTTACTGATCATTTTGGACATTACTTCTAGATTTGAGTATTTGGAGCAAATTGAAAAAATAGTTAAGAATTATAAAAAGAAAAAATTTTTAATTATTAATAAGATCGATCTTGTAAACAATGAGTATGTCTTAGAAAAGTTATCTACAATTAGTTTTATTAAAAATTTTGATGAAGTCTTTTATTTGTCTGCTTTAAAAAATAAAAATATTAAAAAGCTTTTGAACCATGTGTCTAAATCTTTGCCAACTCAAGAATGGATTTATAAAAAAAACAATTCAACCAATATTTCAAAAGAAAACTTCTTGGCAGAAATTACCAGAGAAGGTATTTTGAAGTACCTTAACCAGGAAATTCCCTACCAGGTTAGCATTGAGACAGAGAAATTAGTAAAATCTCAAAATTATACTATTCATCAAAAGATTACAGTTTCTACAATCAGTCATAAAAAAATAATTCTAGGCAAAAATGGTAGTGCCATAAAATCTATTGGCGTTTATGCCAGGATTGAGATGGAAAAGGTGTTAAAGGCTAAATGTAATTTATTTTTAAAAGTAGTACTTAAAAAAAGATAA
- the rnc gene encoding ribonuclease III, translated as MDKNYLTKVEKILNIKFKNTNFLEKALTHKSITKISASNNERLEFIGDRVLGLVIATKLSILYPEDVEGSLDKKLASLVNKDTCSQIIEKLNLGKYILLSSSQQKNKIGHKKIYGDLCESLIGAVYLDKGFSEANKFVLSLWRENLKRSTIVEVDSKTQLQEYSLKFFKVLPIYKNLSNKGPSHKPSFKISVKITNSKLCTGEGTSKKKAEQLAASKLLKTLNL; from the coding sequence ATGGATAAAAACTATTTAACGAAAGTAGAAAAAATTTTAAACATAAAATTTAAAAACACAAATTTTTTAGAAAAGGCCTTAACTCACAAAAGCATTACCAAAATATCTGCTTCTAACAATGAACGATTAGAATTTATAGGCGACCGTGTATTAGGCTTGGTAATAGCCACAAAATTATCAATTTTATATCCAGAAGATGTAGAAGGATCTTTAGATAAAAAATTAGCATCATTGGTCAATAAAGACACTTGTTCACAAATAATAGAAAAATTAAATTTGGGAAAATATATCTTGCTTAGTTCCTCTCAACAAAAAAATAAAATTGGTCACAAAAAAATATACGGAGACTTGTGTGAAAGTCTAATAGGCGCTGTTTATTTAGATAAGGGATTTTCCGAGGCTAATAAGTTCGTTTTATCACTGTGGAGGGAAAATTTAAAAAGATCTACTATTGTTGAAGTCGATTCAAAAACTCAACTACAAGAATATTCTTTAAAATTTTTCAAGGTGTTACCCATTTATAAAAACCTATCCAACAAAGGACCCTCGCACAAGCCTTCCTTTAAAATTTCAGTTAAAATAACTAATAGTAAACTGTGTACAGGAGAGGGAACCTCTAAAAAAAAGGCTGAACAGCTAGCTGCTTCTAAATTGTTAAAAACTTTAAATTTATGA
- the lepB gene encoding signal peptidase I: MNKKGIIDNIKSIFVALILAVIIRSFLLQPFFIPSSSMEKTLLVGDRLFVTKFSYGYSRHSLPFSPKILSNRIFFTSPERGDIIVFKTPTDNRTDYIKRLIGLPGDTVQLIDGNLFINQKKINKKFIKTASVYCGDQKFTVSEFKESVSTDVSYSIFYSTKNSMTNTDLYKIPSDHYFFMGDNRDCSKDSRFLSSVGYVHKDNLVGKAQFLFFSNDSEIGNLFTPWFWHKSIRFERLFKRLN; encoded by the coding sequence ATGAATAAAAAAGGAATAATTGATAATATCAAAAGTATTTTTGTAGCTTTAATTCTTGCTGTGATCATTAGGTCATTTCTATTGCAGCCCTTCTTTATTCCCTCATCCTCTATGGAAAAAACTTTACTAGTAGGTGATAGGCTGTTTGTTACAAAATTTTCTTATGGATATAGCAGGCATTCTTTACCTTTTAGTCCAAAAATACTTTCAAATAGAATTTTTTTTACATCACCAGAACGTGGTGACATTATAGTTTTTAAGACTCCTACAGATAATAGAACAGACTATATCAAAAGATTAATAGGATTGCCAGGTGATACTGTACAATTAATAGATGGAAATTTATTTATTAACCAAAAAAAAATTAATAAAAAATTTATAAAAACAGCTTCCGTATATTGTGGAGATCAGAAATTCACTGTTAGTGAGTTTAAAGAGTCTGTTTCAACCGATGTTAGTTATAGCATTTTTTATAGCACCAAGAATTCAATGACCAATACTGATTTGTACAAAATACCTAGTGATCACTATTTTTTCATGGGTGACAATCGTGATTGTTCAAAAGATAGTCGATTTCTATCCAGTGTGGGCTATGTCCATAAAGATAATTTAGTTGGAAAAGCACAATTTTTATTTTTTTCTAATGACAGTGAAATAGGAAATTTATTCACACCATGGTTTTGGCATAAATCAATCAGATTTGAACGACTGTTCAAAAGATTAAATTAA
- the acpS gene encoding holo-ACP synthase encodes MKILGVGTDIVNVKRIERIVKKNKNSFLKKIFTDKEIKKILSYKAGQASKIASRFAAKEALSKSLATGIGTNVSFLDIEVLNKPSGAPYFNIVKKNLKKTTFELSLSDDYPWALAFVIAIKK; translated from the coding sequence ATGAAAATTTTAGGTGTGGGAACTGATATTGTAAATGTAAAAAGAATTGAAAGAATTGTTAAAAAAAATAAAAATTCTTTTTTAAAAAAAATTTTTACAGACAAGGAAATCAAAAAAATTCTTAGCTACAAAGCAGGCCAGGCATCAAAAATAGCATCTAGGTTTGCAGCAAAAGAAGCGCTATCCAAGTCTTTAGCAACAGGGATTGGTACTAATGTCTCTTTTTTGGATATCGAGGTTTTGAATAAGCCTTCTGGGGCACCTTATTTTAACATTGTAAAAAAGAATTTAAAAAAAACTACTTTCGAATTGAGCTTGTCAGATGACTATCCATGGGCTTTGGCTTTTGTTATAGCAATCAAGAAATGA
- the pyrE gene encoding orotate phosphoribosyltransferase, translating to MLTDNETKDLLKETEALMEGHFILSSGLHSDKYVQCAKLLMHPQKAEKICKSLADKIKNSKIVFDIVVSPAIGGILAGYEVARHLAVPTFFTERVDGKFTFRRGFELDKYRNVLIVEDVITTGKSSLECAATIQEFGGVIAGYACIIDRSGDELLIKDKIISQIKLEIPSFAIDNMPDKLKNIKPIKPGSREIL from the coding sequence ATGTTAACTGACAACGAAACAAAAGATCTTTTGAAGGAAACGGAAGCATTAATGGAAGGGCATTTTATTTTATCCTCAGGTTTGCATAGTGACAAATATGTTCAATGTGCAAAATTATTAATGCATCCTCAAAAAGCAGAAAAAATTTGCAAATCTTTAGCTGACAAAATTAAAAATTCAAAAATTGTTTTTGATATAGTGGTATCTCCTGCAATAGGAGGAATTTTAGCTGGCTACGAAGTGGCTAGACATTTGGCTGTACCAACCTTTTTTACTGAACGTGTGGATGGAAAATTTACTTTTAGGAGAGGATTTGAATTAGATAAATATAGAAATGTGCTAATTGTAGAAGACGTAATTACTACAGGAAAATCTAGCTTAGAGTGCGCTGCAACTATTCAAGAATTTGGTGGTGTAATAGCTGGTTACGCTTGTATTATTGACAGATCTGGAGATGAGCTATTAATAAAAGATAAAATAATTTCTCAAATTAAATTGGAAATACCATCCTTCGCCATAGATAATATGCCTGATAAATTAAAAAATATAAAACCTATCAAGCCAGGTAGTAGAGAAATCCTATAA
- a CDS encoding bifunctional (p)ppGpp synthetase/guanosine-3',5'-bis(diphosphate) 3'-pyrophosphohydrolase — MLNQNQLIDKIKSYNSFVDANKLKDAFLFAEQAHISQKRDSGEPYINHPVEVANILAELKLDGPTITTALLHDTIEDTGTTFDEVKKKFGNEIAELVEGVTKLSRLENKNREFTLAENFRKLILATSKDIRVLLVKLADRLHNMRTIDAVLSEEKKNRIARETMEIYAPLANRIGMHNVRDELEDLSFKVLNSEARTLILDRLENVYPNTQRLFSEISDEINLLFEKNQIKAKITGREKSCFSIWKKIQSKRISLEQITDIMGFRIILDNVEDCYRALGIFHQNWKMVPGRFKDYISTPKSNNYSSLHTTVIGPSSQRMEIQIRTSEMHDFADRGIASHWIYKVNEKVSGDSLKSYNWLKDLVDLLESGENPEHYLEYTKLQLFQDQVFCFTPKGAVIRLPSNATVIDFAYAVHSDVGDSCIGVKINGKEYPLQTTLNNGDEVEILTSKKKSPSLHWASFAITGKAKASIKKYWHDKMPANKETKIHKSSIWVLLSHRAGTLGEICSLIGQNKCNIYNVELVDKKEDFLSFIFDIEINNLKDFTNLISELKARSLNFKIIRNRKASRLNVN; from the coding sequence ATGCTTAATCAAAATCAGCTTATTGATAAAATAAAAAGCTACAATTCCTTTGTAGATGCTAATAAACTTAAGGATGCTTTTCTTTTTGCTGAACAGGCTCATATTAGTCAAAAAAGAGATTCTGGAGAACCTTATATAAATCACCCAGTGGAAGTTGCTAATATTTTAGCAGAACTTAAATTGGATGGACCCACAATCACTACAGCTTTATTGCACGACACTATAGAAGATACCGGTACTACTTTTGATGAAGTTAAAAAAAAATTTGGCAATGAAATTGCCGAATTAGTTGAAGGTGTTACAAAATTATCTAGATTGGAAAATAAAAATAGGGAATTTACTTTAGCTGAAAATTTTAGGAAATTAATTTTAGCCACCTCTAAAGACATCAGGGTCTTGTTGGTAAAGTTAGCAGATCGTCTCCACAACATGAGAACTATAGACGCTGTTCTTTCTGAAGAAAAAAAAAATAGAATTGCTAGGGAAACAATGGAAATTTATGCACCTTTAGCCAACCGTATAGGAATGCATAATGTTAGAGATGAGTTAGAAGACTTGTCTTTTAAAGTTTTGAACTCTGAAGCAAGAACTTTAATTTTAGATCGTTTAGAAAATGTTTACCCAAATACTCAAAGGCTATTCTCCGAAATTTCTGATGAAATTAATCTCTTATTTGAAAAAAATCAGATTAAAGCAAAAATTACTGGAAGGGAAAAATCATGTTTCTCTATATGGAAAAAAATACAATCTAAAAGAATTTCACTTGAGCAAATAACTGATATTATGGGCTTTAGAATCATATTGGACAATGTGGAGGACTGTTATAGGGCACTTGGTATTTTTCATCAAAATTGGAAAATGGTTCCAGGTAGATTTAAAGATTATATATCAACACCCAAATCTAACAATTACTCCTCATTGCACACGACAGTAATTGGTCCATCAAGCCAAAGAATGGAAATACAGATAAGAACCTCTGAAATGCATGATTTTGCAGATAGGGGTATTGCTTCTCATTGGATTTATAAAGTGAATGAAAAAGTAAGTGGAGATTCTTTAAAAAGTTACAACTGGTTAAAGGATTTGGTAGACCTTTTAGAAAGTGGAGAAAACCCGGAACATTATTTGGAGTACACGAAATTGCAACTTTTTCAAGATCAGGTTTTTTGTTTCACTCCCAAGGGCGCAGTTATAAGATTACCATCCAATGCAACCGTTATAGACTTTGCATATGCAGTCCATTCAGATGTTGGAGATAGCTGTATTGGTGTTAAAATTAACGGAAAAGAATATCCGCTTCAAACTACTTTGAACAATGGAGATGAAGTAGAAATATTAACATCTAAAAAAAAATCTCCCTCTTTACACTGGGCTTCTTTTGCCATTACCGGAAAGGCAAAAGCATCCATAAAAAAATATTGGCACGATAAGATGCCAGCGAATAAAGAAACTAAGATTCACAAGTCAAGCATTTGGGTGCTTTTAAGTCACAGAGCAGGTACTCTAGGAGAAATTTGTAGCTTGATAGGACAAAATAAGTGCAATATTTATAATGTTGAACTAGTTGATAAAAAGGAAGACTTCTTAAGTTTTATTTTTGATATTGAAATTAATAACTTAAAAGATTTTACAAATTTAATTTCTGAATTAAAAGCAAGATCATTAAATTTTAAGATAATACGAAATAGAAAGGCAAGCCGATTAAATGTTAACTGA
- the folK gene encoding 2-amino-4-hydroxy-6-hydroxymethyldihydropteridine diphosphokinase, with the protein MIYLAFGSNLKSKFGCSTFVINKAYRELEKFGIRILSKSSFYKSKAYPNPKDPEFVNSVILANSEIHATKLLNIILKIEKKFGRVRSLKNAPRTIDIDIIDFRSKNISILNKKVNLTIPHNSLESRLFVLKPLAEINPYWKNPRTGVIIPFLIKKIKCLKDNKITKI; encoded by the coding sequence ATGATTTATTTGGCATTCGGCTCCAATCTAAAATCAAAATTTGGGTGTTCCACCTTCGTTATTAATAAAGCTTACAGAGAGTTAGAAAAATTTGGAATTCGGATTCTAAGCAAGTCATCTTTTTATAAATCAAAAGCGTATCCAAACCCTAAGGATCCTGAATTTGTGAATTCAGTAATATTAGCGAATTCAGAAATTCATGCGACAAAGCTACTAAATATAATTTTAAAGATAGAAAAAAAATTCGGAAGGGTTAGATCTCTCAAAAATGCTCCAAGAACTATAGATATAGATATAATTGATTTTCGTTCTAAAAATATAAGTATTTTAAACAAAAAAGTAAATTTAACTATTCCTCACAATAGCTTGGAAAGCAGACTTTTTGTATTGAAGCCTCTGGCAGAAATAAACCCTTATTGGAAAAACCCTAGAACAGGAGTTATTATACCTTTTTTGATAAAAAAAATAAAATGTCTTAAAGACAATAAGATTACTAAGATATAA